The following are encoded together in the Hyalangium minutum genome:
- a CDS encoding replication-associated recombination protein A: MDLFEHAGQKEQAEQAPLAERMRPTTLAEFVGQEHLTGEGRFLRRAIQQDQVPSLILWGPPGTGKTTLARVIAQSTGSSFESLSAVLSGVKDIRETVARAQDRWKMNRQRTLLFIDEIHRFNKSQQDALLPHVEKGTVTLIGATTENPSFEVNAALLSRCRVITLRGLEQEELVMVMRKALASPKGLAGKVEVDEEALQFIADAAGGDARKALTALEVAAAYGGARVDKKAAEEALQQKTLLYDKGGEEHYNVISAFIKSMRGSDVDAALYWMTRMLESGEDPIFVFRRMVIFASEDIGNADPRALGVAVDAMQAFQLMGMPEGALPLTQAVTYLALAPKSNAVITSYGAARAAVMQEGSLPVPMHLRNAPTKLMKNLGYGGGYKYPHNFEGHYVPEDYLPEALKARRFYKPSQNGQEKELSERYEAIQRQLADRDKDRKP; this comes from the coding sequence ATGGACCTCTTTGAACATGCCGGCCAGAAGGAGCAGGCCGAGCAAGCCCCCCTGGCCGAGCGCATGCGCCCCACCACCCTGGCGGAGTTCGTCGGGCAGGAACACCTGACGGGCGAGGGCCGCTTCCTCCGGCGGGCCATCCAGCAGGATCAGGTGCCCTCGCTCATCCTCTGGGGGCCTCCGGGCACGGGGAAGACGACGCTGGCCCGTGTCATCGCCCAGTCCACTGGCTCCTCCTTCGAGTCCCTGTCCGCGGTGCTCTCCGGCGTGAAGGACATCCGAGAGACGGTGGCCCGCGCGCAGGACCGCTGGAAGATGAACCGCCAGCGCACGCTGCTCTTCATCGACGAGATTCACCGCTTCAACAAGAGCCAGCAGGACGCGCTGCTGCCCCACGTGGAGAAGGGCACGGTGACGCTGATTGGCGCCACCACGGAGAACCCCTCCTTCGAGGTGAACGCGGCGCTCCTGTCCCGCTGTCGCGTCATCACCCTGCGCGGGCTGGAGCAGGAGGAGCTCGTCATGGTGATGCGCAAGGCCCTGGCCTCTCCCAAGGGGCTGGCGGGGAAGGTCGAGGTAGACGAGGAGGCGCTCCAGTTCATCGCGGACGCGGCGGGCGGAGACGCGCGCAAGGCGCTCACGGCGCTGGAGGTGGCCGCGGCGTACGGGGGGGCGCGGGTGGACAAGAAGGCCGCGGAGGAGGCGCTCCAGCAGAAGACGCTCCTCTACGATAAGGGCGGCGAGGAGCACTACAACGTCATCAGCGCCTTCATCAAATCCATGCGCGGCTCGGACGTGGACGCGGCGCTCTACTGGATGACCCGGATGTTGGAGTCCGGGGAGGATCCGATCTTCGTGTTCCGCCGCATGGTCATCTTCGCCTCGGAGGACATCGGCAACGCGGACCCCAGGGCGCTCGGGGTGGCGGTGGACGCGATGCAGGCGTTCCAGCTCATGGGGATGCCGGAGGGGGCGCTGCCGCTCACGCAGGCGGTGACGTACCTGGCGCTGGCGCCCAAGTCGAACGCGGTCATCACCTCGTACGGGGCGGCGCGGGCGGCGGTGATGCAAGAAGGCTCGCTGCCGGTGCCCATGCACCTGCGCAACGCGCCCACGAAGCTGATGAAGAACCTGGGGTACGGGGGCGGCTACAAGTACCCCCACAACTTCGAGGGCCACTACGTGCCCGAGGACTACCTGCCCGAGGCGCTCAAGGCCCGCCGCTTCTACAAGCCCAGCCAGAACGGGCAGGAGAAGGAGCTGTCCGAGCGCTACGAGGCCATCCAGCGCCAGCTGGCGGACCGGGACAAAGACCGCAAGCCTTAA
- a CDS encoding sigma-54-dependent transcriptional regulator has translation MNQPKRAKILVVDDDTVVLKAVTQILQREGYPVVGIDDAVEGLTAAKDPSIDVAVLDINMPHLSGMDLLKAIKAERPDVEVIMMTAYATVETAVEAVKAGAYDYLTKPFENIDDLSLTVGKAAERKALKDRTRALEEALTVRSQFEDLIGQSSQMRAVFKLVETVSHSTATVLIQGESGTGKELVARAIHYRSARKDKPFVAVNCSALTETLLESELFGHMKGAFTGATNNKKGLFEAADGGTIFLDEIGDVPPATQVRLLRVLQEGEVKRVGANDPVKVDVRVIAATHVDLNRAKSEGKFREDLFYRLNVITIDLPPLRDRPEDVPLLAHHFLKMYAAKLAKKVTGFTPRAMEALTVNRWTGNVRELENVIERAVVLTSNDVLDVEDLPPGFQESPQAGSPVEVFSLAHLPYAQAKRLAMRAFERRYLTALLEKNNNNVSSAARAAGVDRSNFRRLLKQYEVAGRTMKTRKGGSDSDSPLEVA, from the coding sequence GTGAATCAACCCAAGCGCGCCAAGATCCTCGTGGTGGACGATGACACTGTCGTCCTGAAGGCCGTCACCCAGATCCTCCAGCGCGAGGGCTACCCGGTGGTGGGCATCGACGACGCCGTCGAGGGACTGACGGCCGCGAAGGATCCTTCCATCGATGTGGCGGTGCTGGACATCAACATGCCCCACCTGTCCGGCATGGACCTGCTCAAGGCCATCAAGGCCGAGCGGCCGGACGTGGAGGTCATCATGATGACGGCCTACGCCACGGTGGAGACGGCAGTGGAGGCCGTGAAGGCGGGCGCGTACGACTACCTGACCAAGCCGTTCGAGAACATCGACGACTTGAGCCTGACGGTAGGCAAGGCGGCCGAGCGCAAGGCGCTCAAGGACCGCACTCGGGCGCTCGAGGAGGCGCTCACGGTCCGCAGCCAGTTCGAGGACCTGATTGGCCAGTCCTCGCAGATGCGGGCGGTGTTCAAGCTGGTGGAGACGGTGAGCCACTCGACGGCCACGGTGCTCATCCAGGGCGAGAGCGGCACGGGTAAGGAGCTGGTGGCGCGGGCCATCCACTACCGCAGCGCGCGCAAGGACAAGCCCTTCGTGGCGGTGAACTGCTCGGCGCTGACGGAGACGCTGCTGGAGAGCGAGCTGTTCGGCCACATGAAGGGGGCGTTCACGGGCGCCACCAACAACAAGAAGGGCCTCTTCGAGGCGGCCGACGGCGGCACCATCTTCCTGGACGAGATCGGCGACGTGCCGCCGGCCACCCAGGTCCGCCTGCTGCGCGTGCTGCAGGAGGGCGAAGTGAAGCGCGTGGGCGCGAACGATCCGGTGAAGGTGGACGTGCGCGTCATCGCGGCCACCCACGTGGACCTGAACCGCGCCAAGTCCGAGGGCAAGTTCCGCGAGGATCTGTTTTACCGCCTGAACGTCATCACCATTGATCTGCCGCCGCTGAGGGACAGACCGGAAGACGTGCCGCTCCTGGCGCACCACTTCCTGAAGATGTACGCGGCGAAGCTGGCGAAGAAGGTGACGGGGTTCACGCCGCGGGCCATGGAGGCGCTCACGGTGAACCGGTGGACGGGCAACGTGCGCGAGCTGGAGAACGTCATCGAGCGCGCGGTGGTGCTCACCTCCAATGACGTGCTGGACGTGGAGGACCTGCCGCCCGGGTTCCAGGAGTCTCCGCAGGCGGGCTCGCCGGTGGAGGTGTTCAGCCTGGCGCACCTGCCGTATGCGCAGGCGAAGCGGCTGGCGATGCGCGCCTTCGAGCGGCGCTACCTCACGGCGCTCCTGGAGAAGAACAACAACAACGTCTCCAGCGCCGCGCGGGCCGCCGGGGTGGATCGCTCCAACTTCCGCCGCCTGCTCAAGCAGTACGAGGTGGCTGGCCGCACCATGAAGACGCGCAAGGGCGGCAGCGACAGCGACTCTCCATTAGAGGTGGCTTAA
- a CDS encoding ATP-binding protein, with amino-acid sequence MGLAHTQEATGSRGRLLLVDDEENILKSIRRVLRRGDWDIETATDAEEGLRRLEQFSPQVVISDFRMPGMNGVDFLTRVKEQVPLAQRIMLTGQADQMAIEEAINRSEIFRFISKPWNDSHLVLTVKSAFEQYALVAENQRLMRVTKEQNAELKRLNVDLEARVESRTLMLSQAKRDWEQTFDCIENPLAVMQPDYMVRRANLAYLKVAATGEGANASAATCYQYLFGRDTPCEGCPLPAAVETGKSARGEITQKGRTYVVAAYPMPGDKRVVLTYRDVTEEHSLTKRLIETEKMAAVGQLAGGVAHEINNPLGGILAFAQLMKRDSGRTEADKESLDLIEESALRCKRIVESLLKFSRHSKPDDRRHFDLSKCVEDATVLFKAQLKANPKVKLEMNLSRDLPKLFGDPAQLSQVVLNLLQNGLYALPDAEGELRVDTGREGDRCFFAVSDTGTGIEEKHLPRIFEPSFTTKPPGEGTGLGLSIAYRIVQDHGGVFQVDTQVGQGSRFTVYLPIPLQLERLP; translated from the coding sequence GTGGGACTTGCGCATACACAGGAGGCGACGGGTTCCCGCGGGCGACTGCTGTTGGTCGACGATGAGGAGAACATCCTCAAGTCCATCCGGCGCGTGTTGCGCCGGGGCGATTGGGACATCGAGACCGCTACGGATGCCGAGGAGGGCCTGCGGAGGCTGGAGCAGTTCTCGCCGCAGGTGGTCATCTCGGACTTCCGGATGCCCGGGATGAACGGCGTGGACTTCCTCACGCGGGTGAAGGAGCAGGTACCGCTGGCCCAGCGCATCATGCTCACGGGCCAGGCGGATCAGATGGCGATTGAAGAGGCCATCAACCGCTCGGAGATCTTCCGCTTCATCTCCAAGCCGTGGAACGACAGCCACCTGGTGCTCACGGTGAAGAGCGCCTTCGAGCAGTACGCGCTCGTGGCCGAGAACCAGCGGCTGATGCGGGTGACGAAGGAGCAGAACGCGGAGCTCAAGCGGCTCAACGTGGACCTGGAAGCGCGCGTGGAGTCGCGCACGCTGATGCTCAGCCAGGCCAAGCGCGACTGGGAGCAGACGTTCGACTGCATCGAGAATCCGCTGGCGGTGATGCAGCCGGACTACATGGTGCGGCGGGCGAACCTGGCCTACTTGAAGGTGGCTGCGACAGGCGAAGGGGCCAACGCCTCGGCGGCCACCTGCTACCAGTACCTCTTCGGGCGGGACACGCCGTGCGAGGGCTGCCCGCTGCCGGCCGCGGTGGAGACGGGCAAGAGCGCGCGCGGGGAGATCACACAGAAGGGCCGTACCTACGTGGTGGCTGCCTACCCCATGCCAGGGGACAAGCGCGTGGTGCTCACCTACCGTGACGTCACCGAGGAGCACTCGCTCACCAAGCGGCTCATCGAGACGGAGAAGATGGCGGCGGTGGGCCAGCTGGCCGGTGGCGTGGCGCACGAGATCAACAACCCGCTGGGAGGCATCCTCGCCTTCGCGCAGTTGATGAAGCGGGACTCCGGGCGCACGGAGGCGGACAAGGAGTCGCTCGATCTCATCGAGGAGAGCGCGCTGCGGTGCAAGCGCATCGTCGAGAGCCTTTTGAAGTTCAGCCGTCACAGCAAGCCGGATGATCGGCGGCACTTCGACTTGTCGAAGTGTGTGGAGGACGCGACGGTGCTGTTCAAGGCGCAGCTGAAGGCCAACCCCAAGGTGAAGCTGGAGATGAACCTCTCCCGCGACTTGCCCAAGCTGTTCGGGGATCCGGCGCAGCTGTCGCAGGTGGTGCTCAATCTGCTGCAGAACGGGCTGTACGCGCTTCCAGACGCCGAGGGTGAGCTGCGCGTGGACACGGGGCGAGAGGGTGACCGGTGCTTCTTCGCCGTCTCCGATACGGGGACAGGCATCGAAGAGAAGCACCTGCCGCGCATCTTCGAGCCCTCGTTCACGACCAAGCCGCCGGGCGAGGGGACGGGGCTTGGCCTGTCCATCGCGTATCGGATCGTCCAGGACCACGGGGGCGTCTTCCAGGTCGACACCCAGGTTGGCCAGGGCTCCCGCTTCACCGTCTATCTCCCCATTCCCCTGCAGCTCGAGAGGTTGCCGTGA
- a CDS encoding GGDEF domain-containing protein, with amino-acid sequence MGEKPLSLLVVDDSRSTAAKLARSLDSPEYAPRTVPPGPELSRLALDADLVLLCLEPLADPSSDEHLALLRRLMSVEGPGRGGPVVVVAPAEAMALRVAALRLGVEVVTEPWDDEELRARLRRALSAHEVLVSLASQVAELQKLSVLDGLTLLHNHRYFQERLREEFRAAQRYDDALALILVDLDHFKAFNDTFGHPEGDEVLRKVARVLQQSVRETDLVARYGGEEFAVLLPRTPLTGAITVAERIRKEMGALRAGPELTQRITASLGLSGFPHRSVLSSDQLLLTADEALYQAKREGRNRICLHSPMPFLSTVPRG; translated from the coding sequence GTGGGAGAGAAGCCGTTGTCGCTGCTGGTGGTGGATGACTCCCGGTCGACCGCGGCGAAGCTGGCTCGTTCGCTTGACTCTCCGGAGTACGCCCCGCGCACCGTGCCTCCCGGTCCCGAGCTCTCTCGCCTGGCCCTGGATGCGGACCTCGTCCTGCTGTGCCTCGAGCCCTTGGCGGATCCCTCCTCGGACGAACACCTGGCGCTGCTGCGGCGGCTGATGAGCGTGGAGGGGCCGGGCCGGGGAGGGCCCGTCGTCGTCGTGGCTCCCGCCGAGGCCATGGCGCTGCGCGTCGCGGCGCTCCGGCTGGGGGTGGAGGTGGTGACCGAGCCCTGGGATGACGAGGAACTGCGCGCCCGGCTGCGTCGCGCCCTCTCCGCGCACGAGGTGCTGGTCTCCCTGGCCTCTCAGGTGGCGGAGCTGCAGAAGCTCTCCGTGTTGGACGGGCTGACCCTGCTCCACAACCACCGCTACTTCCAGGAGCGGCTGCGCGAGGAGTTCCGTGCCGCCCAGCGCTACGATGACGCGCTCGCCCTCATCCTGGTGGACCTGGACCACTTCAAGGCCTTCAACGACACGTTCGGCCACCCCGAAGGCGATGAGGTGCTGCGCAAGGTGGCGCGCGTGCTCCAGCAGAGCGTGCGAGAGACGGACCTCGTCGCCCGCTACGGCGGCGAGGAGTTCGCCGTGCTCCTGCCGCGCACCCCGCTCACGGGCGCCATCACCGTGGCCGAGCGCATCCGCAAGGAGATGGGGGCGCTGCGCGCGGGGCCCGAGCTTACCCAGCGCATCACCGCCTCCCTGGGGCTCTCGGGCTTCCCCCACCGCTCGGTGCTCTCCTCGGATCAGCTGCTGCTCACCGCGGACGAGGCCCTCTACCAGGCCAAGCGCGAGGGCCGGAACCGCATCTGCCTGCACTCACCGATGCCCTTCCTGTCCACCGTCCCGCGTGGGTAG
- a CDS encoding glycosyltransferase family 2 protein, with protein MANYPSISLFLPAWNEEDYVERAVTRALDVLPRLTDDFEIIVVNDASTDRTKEIAEGLAARIPQLRVITHATNLKLGGAMRTGLSASTKDIVVYSDIDLPWDLRELERALHLMDYLEADMICAFRFDRTSEGPKRIIYSFVYNLLIRSLFDINIKDVNFSFKVMHRRVLEAIELKSLGSFIDAELVVKAMRKGFRVFQMGVDYFPRTRGVSTLASPSVIMKMVKELAKLYPETRSPEAPVQPVRLPPSVAPLHPTTSRRRQHG; from the coding sequence GTGGCCAACTATCCAAGCATCAGCCTCTTCCTCCCCGCCTGGAACGAGGAGGACTACGTCGAACGCGCCGTCACGCGCGCCCTGGATGTCCTGCCCCGGCTCACGGATGACTTCGAAATCATCGTCGTCAACGACGCGTCCACCGACCGCACGAAGGAGATCGCCGAGGGACTGGCGGCGCGCATTCCGCAGCTGCGCGTCATCACCCACGCCACGAACCTGAAGCTGGGCGGGGCGATGCGCACGGGCCTGTCGGCGTCCACCAAGGACATCGTGGTCTACTCGGACATCGACCTGCCGTGGGACTTGCGGGAGCTGGAGCGGGCGCTGCACCTGATGGACTACCTGGAGGCGGACATGATCTGCGCCTTCCGGTTCGACCGCACGAGCGAGGGCCCCAAGCGCATCATCTACTCGTTCGTCTACAACCTGCTCATCCGGTCCTTGTTCGACATCAACATCAAGGACGTGAACTTCAGCTTCAAGGTCATGCACCGGCGGGTGCTGGAGGCCATCGAGCTGAAGAGCCTGGGCTCGTTCATCGACGCGGAGCTGGTGGTGAAGGCCATGCGCAAGGGGTTCCGCGTCTTCCAGATGGGCGTGGACTACTTCCCGCGCACCCGCGGCGTGTCCACGCTGGCCTCGCCCTCGGTCATCATGAAGATGGTGAAGGAGCTGGCCAAGCTCTACCCGGAGACGCGCTCGCCGGAGGCCCCGGTGCAGCCGGTGCGGCTGCCTCCCTCGGTGGCGCCGCTGCACCCCACGACGTCCCGGCGCCGTCAGCACGGGTAG
- a CDS encoding ChbG/HpnK family deacetylase, whose protein sequence is MGLGGTRLIVNADDLGLHPSLDSGILRAHREGIVTSATLLVMGPSAPEAVSRARAQGLAIGVHLALSTRLPCAAPAAEVPTVAPDGRLRASWADFARAFLTGKVRRSEVALELEAQLARARALGAEVDHLDAHQHLHLLPGIRPLVETLAKREGLPVRWPDRLPRPSWRRAPGPALKTLILTALARTAPRAPLGVRRVSAGGVFEAGRLDEPTLLALVDSLPEGVFEVGCHPGEGTPHVPEDPAWTYGWQAELDALTSSRVKARLLERGIVLTTYGSVR, encoded by the coding sequence GTGGGACTCGGCGGCACGCGCCTCATCGTCAACGCCGACGATCTCGGCCTGCACCCCTCGTTGGATAGCGGCATCCTCCGGGCGCACCGCGAGGGCATCGTCACCAGCGCTACGCTGCTCGTGATGGGGCCCAGCGCGCCCGAGGCGGTGTCCCGGGCCCGCGCGCAGGGGCTGGCGATCGGCGTGCACCTGGCCCTGTCCACGCGGCTGCCCTGCGCGGCTCCGGCGGCCGAGGTGCCCACGGTGGCGCCGGACGGAAGGCTGCGCGCGAGCTGGGCGGACTTCGCTCGGGCGTTTCTCACCGGCAAGGTCCGGCGCTCGGAGGTCGCACTCGAGCTGGAGGCGCAGCTGGCCCGGGCCCGCGCCCTGGGCGCCGAGGTGGACCACCTGGATGCTCACCAGCACCTGCACCTGCTGCCCGGCATCCGTCCGCTGGTGGAGACCCTGGCCAAGCGAGAGGGACTGCCTGTGCGCTGGCCGGATCGGCTGCCTCGCCCTTCGTGGCGCCGCGCTCCAGGACCTGCCCTCAAGACGCTGATCCTCACCGCGCTGGCCCGCACAGCGCCTCGGGCTCCGCTGGGTGTGCGGCGAGTGAGCGCGGGAGGCGTCTTCGAGGCGGGGCGGCTGGATGAGCCCACCCTGCTGGCGCTGGTGGACTCTCTGCCTGAGGGCGTCTTCGAGGTGGGCTGCCACCCTGGCGAGGGCACTCCGCATGTCCCGGAGGATCCCGCGTGGACCTACGGTTGGCAGGCGGAGCTGGACGCGCTCACGAGTTCCCGGGTGAAAGCGCGGCTCCTGGAGCGAGGCATTGTCCTGACCACCTACGGGAGCGTCCGGTAG
- a CDS encoding DUF3014 domain-containing protein: MSDPLPSAPPPQPAAPSRLPLVAGIVVVVLIGLGTAWFLLRPRPEEPAAPTPTALTPTATPTPTAPAEEPPPQGPPLPALDQSDPRTRELLGAMSSDPEFQKWAANEGLVRRFTAASFNIAEGESPRAVLVFLAPQGTFQVVERNGHTFIAPESFARYDTVARVLGSLDTQATTQAYRMLKPLINQAFKEIGPPGQRFDAVLSRAIQRMLDTPVPEGDLEVVDTPGVNYAYAAPELEQLSAAQKHLLRMGPANARAIQAKLRELHKALGLPPAGR, encoded by the coding sequence ATGAGCGACCCACTGCCCTCCGCACCTCCGCCCCAGCCCGCCGCTCCCTCGCGTCTGCCGCTGGTGGCGGGCATTGTCGTCGTCGTGCTCATCGGCCTGGGCACCGCCTGGTTCCTCCTCCGTCCCAGGCCCGAGGAGCCTGCTGCCCCTACCCCGACCGCGCTCACTCCCACGGCGACGCCTACACCCACCGCCCCGGCCGAGGAGCCGCCGCCCCAGGGACCGCCGCTGCCAGCGCTCGATCAGAGCGATCCCCGCACGCGCGAGCTGTTGGGCGCCATGTCCTCAGATCCCGAGTTCCAGAAGTGGGCCGCCAACGAAGGCCTCGTCCGGCGCTTCACTGCCGCCAGCTTCAACATCGCCGAGGGAGAGAGTCCTCGCGCCGTGCTGGTCTTCCTGGCGCCCCAGGGCACCTTCCAGGTCGTCGAGCGCAATGGCCACACTTTCATCGCTCCCGAGAGCTTCGCCCGCTATGACACCGTGGCGCGCGTCCTCGGCTCGCTGGACACGCAGGCCACCACGCAGGCGTACCGGATGCTCAAGCCGCTTATCAATCAGGCCTTCAAGGAGATTGGCCCGCCGGGCCAGCGCTTCGACGCTGTGCTCTCACGGGCCATCCAGCGGATGCTCGACACGCCCGTGCCCGAGGGCGACCTGGAGGTGGTGGACACTCCCGGCGTCAACTACGCCTATGCCGCCCCGGAGCTGGAGCAGCTCAGCGCCGCCCAGAAGCACCTGCTGCGCATGGGGCCCGCCAACGCCCGAGCCATCCAGGCGAAGCTGCGTGAGCTCCATAAGGCGCTTGGGCTGCCTCCCGCTGGCCGTTGA
- a CDS encoding YccF domain-containing protein has translation MRLLLNILWVVLGGGFVIWLEYLLGGLLLCLTVIGIPFGVQCFKIAGVGLLPFGKDIQDAPGASAIGCTLNVFWIVIAGIWIFLSHIALALSLAVTIIGIPFAIQHVKLAMLALAPFGKIVREMKE, from the coding sequence ATGCGCTTGCTCCTGAACATCCTGTGGGTCGTGCTCGGCGGCGGGTTCGTCATCTGGCTCGAGTACCTGCTCGGCGGGCTGCTGCTCTGCCTGACCGTCATCGGCATCCCGTTTGGGGTGCAGTGCTTCAAGATCGCGGGCGTGGGGCTGCTGCCGTTCGGCAAGGACATCCAGGACGCGCCGGGAGCCAGCGCCATTGGCTGCACGCTCAACGTCTTCTGGATCGTCATCGCCGGCATCTGGATCTTCCTGAGCCACATCGCGCTGGCGCTGTCGCTGGCGGTGACGATCATCGGCATCCCTTTCGCCATTCAACACGTGAAGCTCGCGATGCTCGCGCTCGCGCCCTTCGGAAAGATCGTGCGCGAGATGAAGGAATGA
- a CDS encoding SDR family oxidoreductase, producing MPSLEGKVLFITGASRGIGKAIALRAARDGAKIVIAAKTAEPHPKLPGTIFTAAQEIEAAGGKALPLMVDIRSEEQIAQAVAKTVETFGGIDICVNNASAISLTGTLETPMKRFDLMHSINMRGTFATSQACLPHLLLAKNPHILNLSPPLNMSPKWFQNHVAYTMAKYGMSMCVLGMAAEFKEQGVAVNALWPRTTIATAAINMVGGEEMMRQSRKPEIIADAAHSILTSDSRTCTGNFFIDEDVLRAHGVTDFEQYAMEKGVEPLPDYFLD from the coding sequence ATGCCCAGCCTCGAAGGAAAAGTCCTGTTCATCACCGGCGCCAGCCGTGGCATCGGCAAGGCCATTGCTCTGCGGGCCGCACGTGACGGCGCGAAGATCGTCATCGCCGCGAAGACGGCCGAGCCCCACCCCAAGCTCCCCGGCACCATCTTCACCGCCGCTCAGGAGATCGAAGCCGCGGGCGGCAAGGCGCTCCCCCTCATGGTGGACATCCGCTCCGAGGAGCAGATTGCCCAGGCCGTCGCCAAGACGGTGGAGACGTTCGGGGGCATCGACATCTGCGTGAACAACGCCAGCGCCATCAGCCTCACGGGCACGCTCGAGACGCCGATGAAGCGCTTCGACTTGATGCACTCCATCAACATGCGCGGCACGTTCGCCACCTCGCAGGCCTGCCTCCCCCACCTGCTCCTGGCGAAGAACCCGCACATCCTCAACCTGTCGCCGCCGCTCAACATGTCGCCCAAGTGGTTCCAGAACCACGTGGCCTACACCATGGCCAAGTACGGCATGAGCATGTGCGTGCTCGGCATGGCCGCCGAGTTCAAGGAGCAGGGCGTCGCTGTGAACGCGCTCTGGCCCCGGACCACGATCGCCACTGCGGCCATCAACATGGTCGGCGGCGAGGAGATGATGCGCCAGAGCCGCAAGCCGGAGATCATCGCGGACGCGGCCCACTCCATCCTCACCAGCGACAGCCGCACCTGCACCGGCAACTTCTTCATCGACGAGGACGTGCTGCGCGCGCACGGCGTCACTGACTTCGAGCAGTACGCCATGGAGAAGGGCGTAGAGCCCCTGCCGGACTACTTCCTGGACTGA
- a CDS encoding class I SAM-dependent methyltransferase, translating into MSTLTERTLQQFSALPPAERFHVRARAFSAPLEAVSSRVPPAATVADVGCGHGLLSAMMALEDGSRTVHGVDPDPRKVKWATEAAGKLPNVHFEVGTVESLGAQRPGGFDAAVVCDVLYLLPRAQWPEFLRQVRSLLKPGGRFLLKEAEGDGSWKHYKCLAQEWVMVTLLGRTKAGGGLVLEPRATAEALLSDAGFRMREVVELDRGYTTPHILYVTEAVEPAAQSRK; encoded by the coding sequence ATGAGCACGCTGACCGAGAGGACGCTCCAGCAGTTCTCGGCGCTGCCGCCCGCCGAGCGCTTCCACGTGCGCGCCCGCGCTTTCTCCGCGCCTCTGGAGGCTGTCTCCTCGCGCGTGCCTCCCGCCGCCACCGTCGCGGACGTGGGGTGTGGCCACGGCCTGCTCTCCGCGATGATGGCTCTGGAGGACGGGAGCCGCACCGTGCACGGCGTGGATCCCGATCCTCGTAAGGTGAAGTGGGCCACCGAGGCCGCCGGGAAGCTCCCCAATGTTCACTTCGAGGTGGGCACGGTGGAGAGCCTCGGGGCGCAGCGCCCAGGTGGGTTTGACGCTGCGGTGGTCTGCGACGTCCTCTACCTGCTGCCCCGGGCACAGTGGCCGGAGTTCCTCCGCCAGGTGCGCAGCCTGCTGAAGCCCGGCGGGCGGTTCCTCCTGAAGGAGGCGGAGGGAGACGGCTCTTGGAAGCACTACAAGTGCCTCGCGCAGGAGTGGGTGATGGTGACGCTGCTCGGCCGCACGAAGGCGGGGGGCGGGCTGGTGCTCGAGCCTCGCGCCACCGCGGAAGCCCTGCTGAGCGACGCGGGCTTCCGGATGCGCGAGGTGGTGGAACTGGATCGGGGCTACACCACGCCGCACATCCTCTATGTCACCGAGGCCGTGGAGCCGGCCGCTCAGTCCAGGAAGTAG